Genomic DNA from uncultured Vibrio sp.:
GCGCTGCCTATGTCACTATTGCGTGTTCAGCCGTCGCAGTTCTATCGCTGGCCAGTACAATTATTTATCTCTTTCTTTCGCGGTACACCACTGATTGCTCAGCTGTTTCTGCTTTATTACGGCTCCGGTCAGTTTCGTCCTTGGCTAATGGAAATGGGGATGTGGGGTTTCTTCCGTGACCCAGTCAACTGTGCGCTATTGGTATTTGCCCTTAACTCGCTGGCCTATCAGACCGAGATATTACGCGGTGCGATTCAGTCTGTTGACGCAGGTGAGATAGAAGCGGCCAAGTCAATGGGAATGAATAATAGCTTATTGTACCGACGCATCGTCATGCCGCTGGCGTATCGCATCGCTTTTCCCGCCCTTGGAAATGAATGCATTTTAATGCTCAAAGGTGGTGCGGTCGCGAGTGTGATTACCGTGATGGATTTAATGGGCCAAACCCGACGCGCATTTTCTCAGACTTTCGATATTTCGACGTATTTTTTGGCGGCGGCGATGTATCTGGTTATCGCAACCGCATTTGTTCTGGCCTGGCGTCAGGCAGAGCGTTACCTCTATCGTCATCAGATCCAGCGAACACCGGGCGCTAAGCCTGCCACCGTCGCGACGACCTGATTTTTCAACCAACCACAACCTGAAGGCAACAGGAGCAAAGACTCTTGTGGGCTCGTTTGACTTTAAAAAAGGATCAACACAATGAACAAGATTGAATTGAAAACGCCTTATTTGGTGTTTCTGGGCGATGCAAATGATCTTCTGATGGCGAAAGTCGCCAAAGGTGTGGCTCACTGGCGACCAGAAAAATGTCTTGCACAATACCGACTTCCGGGCGCGAAGGCAGACCTTGGCATCGCAGAAATGTCACCACGTGAGGCGGCCGCATGCGGAGCGAAAACCTTTATTCTTGGCCTCGCGCCAGTAGGTGGTACGTTGCCAATGGCTTGGGTTGATATTTTAATTGAAGCTATGGAGTCAGGGATGGACGTAGCAAGCGGTCTGCACATGCGTCTAAACGACGTTACTGAGCTGGTTGCTGCTGCTGAGCGAACTGGCCAACAATTATTAGATGTTCGCGTACCTCAGGGGCCAATGGTCTGTGGTACGGGCCTTCCTCGCACTGGTAAACGTCTACTAAGCGTTGGTACCGACTGTTGTGTTGGTAAAATGTTTACGACTCTGGCGATTCATCATGAGATGGAAAAACGCGGCATTCCGGCAACGTTCCGCGCCACTGGCCAAACCGGCATTCTCATTGAAGGCAGTGGTGTGCCAGTGGATGCGGTGGTATCTGACTTCATTTCTGGCATGGTTGAAACGCTCTCACCGGACAACGCGCCAGAGCACTGGGACATTATCGAAGGGCAGGGATCTCTGCTACACCCAGCTTATGCGGGCGTTAGCCTTGGTCTGCTGCATGGTGCTCAGGCGGATGTGATCATCGTTTGTCACGAAGCAGGTCGCACGCAAATGGATGAAATGGAAGGTTTCAGTGTGCCTGATCTACAAACGGTTATCGACATTAACCTTACTATGGGCCGCGTGACCAACCCGAATATTCGCCTAGGTGGTATCGCGCTAAATACCGTGAACTTGAGTGAAGAAGAAGCGTTGGCTGAAATCGCACGCATAGAGAAACAATTTGGTGTACCTGTGGTCGACCCTGTGCGGACTGGCGTAGCGAAAATCGTCGATGGCATTGAAGAGGTTTGTTATGCGTAAAATGAGTGTGCGTGTTGAAAGGTGGCCGCTACATGAACCATTCATCATTTCACGTATGGATCCAATGCTGCATGGTGAAGTGGTTGTGGTTGAGATTGAACAAGACGGACTCGTAGGGCGTGGAGAGTGCGAACGGATGAACGTCTTCGAGCCAGATTACCCATACGATGTATTGGCGGATGTTGAGTCTGTCGTTCAAGCGGTAGAGTCGGGTATCAGCCGAGACGAGCTACGTGAACTGCTGCCATCTGCAGCGCCGCGCAATGCAGTTGACTGTGCTTTATTTGAATTGGAAGCCAAGTTAAAACAGCAACCAGCATGGCAAATGGCGGGGTTTAGTGACGCACCGCAGCCAGTAACGACGGTATTCACTCTATCGCTTGATAGTGCCGAGAACATGGGGAAAGCCGCGGCAGCACAAAGTCATCGCCCGATCCTTAAGCTTAAGTTAGGTCGTGACGGCGATTTGGAGCGTGTTCGTGCTGTACGCAAGGCTGCGCCAAATACCCGGTTAGTGATTGATGCCAACACGGGGTGGAGTTTCGCGCAGTTGTGCGATTACTTGCCTGTATTAACTGAACTCGGTGTCGAAATGGTCGAGCAGCCGCTATCGTTTGAAGAAGAACACTTACTGGAAACCATCACTCCATTGTTGCCGATTACGGCTGATGAGTCATGTATTGACCGTACCTCGTTAGCCGCTTTGAAGGGACGCTATCAGGCGGTAAATATCAAACTGGATAAAACCGGCGGTATGACGGAAGCATTAGCTGTGCTTAAAGATGCGCAGGATATGGGATTCGAAGTGATGGTCGGTTGCATGATCGGCACCTCTCTCGCAATGGCCCCAGCACTGCTTCTCGCTCAACAGGCTCGATGGGTCGATATTGATGGACCGTTGCTTTTATCTGAAGACAGAACACCGGCGCTCAATTATCGCGAGAGCGTAGTCGAGCCAACACAAGGTGTGTGGGGATAATACTACAGCCTAAATCCTTTCTTACTCGAAGCCATGGTATATCGCCATGGCTTTTGTCATTCTGGCGACAGATAACTTACCGTCCTAAAACTTAGCTTGTCCTTCTTTGAGGCATGTAATTTCTTGTAACTATTTATTGGCTTTGAATTATCAAATGATGATTAGGGCTTGTGAGTATCCTAGTAATACGAAAGCGTCTTTAGTGACACTTTATAGAATATTGTTGTTTTGGTAAGTTAACTGGTTGTTTAAGCTAAAAATGGCGTTCAATACTCCCTAAGTAGCAACTATGTTGATAAGATGAGGGTGATGATCTTGAAAGAAGGTAAAATTACATCGGACAAAGAAAGCAATGTAATTCATTTAGGTGCATTTAGTTTGTTACTAAGAATCGATTTCTTTGACTGATTTGATTAAATACCGTGCGTGAAACGGAAAACCAAACTATACATCCTCAGTAAAGACTGATGTAATACCTTCGAGCTTTAATATTTGTGCGAGTAGCGCTGAGTAAAAGACTGTATATGAAAAAAATTATCTCCTTGGCTGTGTTAATTAGCCTAGCAGGGTGTGTTACGACAACTACCAATAATCCTGTTTTATCGGATGTGCATGTAGAGAAGTGTGAAGAGCTCGGTAGGCTGGTTGTCACCCAAGATAAAGAGTTCCAACCATCAATGTCAGTGTCATCGCTCGTTTTAAATCAATTGCCAGTTGTTGCTGAAGATTTTCAAGATGGTGTTCTGACCTGTAGCGTCGCCGGTGTTTCTGATACTGGCTATGCCATTGCTTATGACGAGAATTCAGAAATTTATCTACATCGAAAGTTTAGTGGCATCGACAAGGCGGCAACGTTAGATAGCCTGACCAAGCAAGTAGCACTAGAACAGCAAAGACGCCAAAACTTAGAGCGTGAGAAAAGAGAACAAGAAGAGGCGGCGAAACGCCAAGCCGTCATAAATGAACGCATCAAGTTTTGTTTAGATTTTGGGGCAAAGTACGCCGATATCCTGAAAGGGCACGGTATGAGGGTGGATAACGTGTCGGTACATGACTCGTGGAATAGTGGTGACTCAATCACTTGTGTTAATAGTTACGACGGTTACTGGGTCGATGACATCAATGAAAAGGGCACGGAACAAGTAAGAGAACAGCATGTTATCAATAAGAAAACGGGAGAGTATCAAACGATTTTTCGCTGATAATCGACCTTTAGATTAGGCCGAAACCTTAGATTACTCAGATTTCTATCTGTTTGCCCAAGCCTAATTCTAAATGCAAAGATAGACAGCAACATTCGATGAAGGGTTACCAGTTGGACAATGGATTCAGAATCCATTCAGTTCGAACACGGTAACCCTAGTTTAGTTTGGAAGTGTATTAAGCCAATAGTTCTCTTCTAACGATGTCTGCCCCAGCACTTAAGGCATTTAGCTTGCCTCTTGCGACTTGTCGAGACAACGGTGCCATACCGCAGTTGGTACAAGGGTAGAGCTTATCAGCATCAACAAACTCAAGTGCTTTGCGCAGCGTATTGGCGACTTCCTCGGCTGTCTCAATCGTATCGGTTGCGACATCAATTGCTCCTACCATCACTTTTTTACCTCTAATCAATTCGAGTAGCTCAATAGGCACACGAGAGTTGTGGCACTCTAATGAGATGATATCGATGTTAGATTTTTGCAGTTTTGGGAAGACTTCTTCGTATTGTCGCCACTCGGAGCCTAGCGTTTTTTTCCAATCAGTATTGGCTTTAATCCCATACCCGTAGCAAATGTGCACAGCCGTTTCACATTTCAGGCCTTCAATGGCTCTTTCTAATGCTGCAATTCCCCAATCATTAACCTCGTCAAAGAACACGTTAAACGCTGGCTCATCAAATTGGATAATATCCACACCCGCAGCTTCTAATTCTTTGGCTTCTTGATTGAGTATTTTGGCAAATTCCCAGGCCAGTTTTTCACGACTTTTATAATGATCATCGTACAGCGTATCGATCATGGTCATAGGACCAGGCAGTGCCCACTTAATCGGTTTGTCTGTTTGCTGACGTAAGAACTTAGCATCTTCTACAAAAACGGGCTTTTGGCGAGAAACCGGTCCCACGACTGTTGGGACGCTTGCATCATAGCGATCACGAATTTTAACCGTTTTGCGATTCTCAAAATCAACACCGCTTAGATGCTCAATAAAGGTGGTCACAAAATGTTGTCGCGTTTGTTCGCCATCGCTAACAATATCAATATCTGCGAATTGTTGTTCTTGCAAAGAAATACGTAGCGCATCCTGTTTGCCGGCTGTAAGTTCTTCACCTTCAAGTTTCCACGGTGACCAAAGGGTTTCAGGTTGAGCAAGCCAAGAAGGTTTAGGTAAACTGCCTGACGTTGAAGTAGGTAATAATTTTTTCATAATAAAGGCTGTCGTCTATTTGGGGTGATTATAAAGCGTAATTAGCAGACCAATTCTCAAGAATCGTTTTATAGGGTTTGATGAAGTTTTCCTCAGTAAACTTGCCCTGTTCAATAGCTAATTGACTGCGCTCTTCTCGGTCATAAACAATTTGAGTCAATGAATGATCGAGGTTTTTTAAATTGGGTTGATAGCGTTTCCCCGCTGTCGAATTAGCATTATAAATCTCAGGACGATATATTTTCTGGAAGGTTTCCATCGTGCTAATCGTACTAATAAGCTCAAGATTGGTGTAATCGTTAAGTAAATCACCAAAGAAATAAAAGGCCAAAGGCGCGACACTGTTTGGCGGCATGAAATAGCGAACCTGCAAACCCATTTTTTTGAAGTATTGCTCAGTTAAAGACGATTCGTTTGGCTGGTACTCAAAACCTAACACAGGGTGGTGATTTTCAGTCCTTTGATAGGTCTTACTGTCCGAAACGCTCAGGCAGATAACGGGTGTTTTTTTAAAGTTTTTCTTATAAGTTTCTGAATTTACGAAGCTCTTGAAAATCTTGCCATGTAAATTTCCAAAGTTATCCGGAATGCTAAACTGAGTTTGGTTCTTGTTATGCTCCAAAAGTAATACGCTAAAATCGTAGTCTCGTACATAAGAAGAAAAATTATTGCCGACAATGCCTTCAATGCGTTCGTTGGTTTTATGATCAACAACATTTGTTTTCAATACTTCAATTGAAGGGAAGGTTTGACCACTGCCTTCAATATCCAGATCAACTGAAATTATTTCCAGTTCTACTGAATAGCGATCGCCTGCAGGATTATCCCAGCTCGCTAAGGCGTTAAATCGATTGTTAATCATCTTTAAGGTGTTACGTAAATTACTTTGGCGGCTTTTTCCTCTGGCCAAGTTAGCAAAGTTTGTTGTGATACGCGTATTATCAGAAGGCTGATAATGTTCATCAAAGCAAATGCTATTAATTGTAAATGTAAAGTCTTTATTCATTTTGAGCTGACATCCTATACCTTAGGTAAACCTGAACTTATTCCTAGCTATCTCTGTACTTTCTAATTTATTTTTCTGACGTTATGTCTGTTGTTAGTGACAAAAAATCGAGTAGAGATTCAAATTCAATATTGTTTTGAGTTATAGATAGAATGTTTTTTATACCCTTGGTGCCATATGAATTAAAACGCTTTTACTTAATGTGGCACATGAAAAATATTCATGGTGTCGCATAGTATGGCGAAAAGAGTTGATGAACTACGCTAGGTTTTGCGGTTGAGGGGCGTCAGCAGGTTTCGCTACTCCGCGGTCATTAGATGGTTGATAACGCAGTAACTCACAAAAGTATTTCAACTCAGTTTATTCATGAGTTACTGCATAGTTTCATTACAGGCTTCTAGGATCGCCGAGTGCAAGTGCTACTTTTGAGGTTGGAGGTTTACCTAATGCTCGGCAAATTTGCCAGCCTGCTTCATTGACAGCATTGAGATCGACGCCCGTTTCAATACCAAGTTGCTCACACAGATAAAGCACATCCTCTGTGGCGACATTACCACTCGCACCTTTTGCATAAGGACATCCTCCCAAACCAGCAACAGCACTATCAACGGTGTTGATCCCCATGAGCAAGGCTTGGTAGATGTTTGCCAACGCTTGCCCATAGGTATCATGAAAATGAACCGCTAGGGAATCTTTTGGCAATTGACCCAGTAAAGAATCAAGCATGGCAATGACGCGATTAGGGGTCGCTTTACCAACTGTATCACCGAGTGAAATCTCATAGCACCCCATGTCAAACAGCGTATTTGCCACAGCAGTGGTTTGCTCTGGCTTGATTTCTCCCTCGTATGGGCAAACCATGGTGCAGGATAAATACCCTCGAACAGGAATGTTATGCTGCTTTGCCAATGCGATAACCGGTTCAAACCGCACGAGGCTTTCCGCAATACTGCAATTGATATTTTTCTGGCTGAAGGCTTCAGAAGCCGAGCCAAATACCGCGATTTGCTTTACACCACATTCCAGTGCTCGTTCTAACCCTGCTAAGTTCGGTGTGAGCGCGCTGTAAACCACGTCAGGTTGCTGATTGATACCAGTAAACACCTGAGCGGAATCAGCCATTTGTGGAACCCATTTCGGCGAGACGAAAGAGCCCGCTTCAATGTGTTTTAAGCCACTGTTGCTTAATTGGTTGATCAAGCGAATTTTGTCGACCAGCGTCACTGCCGTTTCATTTTGCAGGCCATCTCGTGCGCCGACTTCGACGATATTAACCTTCGCTGGTAGCATACTCTCGCTCCTTATCGATACAGTCACTCTCTGACGTAGAAGCCAAATGCAGCAGTATCGAACCATGCTGTACTTGGTCTCCATGCTGATAAAAAATTTCATCAACGGTGGCTGCTACGGGAGCTGTGATGGTGTATTCCATCTTCATCGCTTCGAGAACTAACAGCGGATCGCCAGCAGCCACTTCGTCGCCTTTGTTCACCATGACTGCGGAGATGACGCCGTTAAGTGGTGCGGTTGGGCTAAGCTCATCATCCTTGCCTTTCGGCGACTCAAAGCTTGGCTGGTGTGAGAATGTGCGTTGCTGTCCAAGATAAAATAGCGTTGTCTTCTGCTCGTCATTGAGCACACTGAAGGTATATCGTACACCGTCAATATCAACAATGAACGGGTTGTTTCTTTCGATCAGACAAACTCGATGCAATGCTTCTCCACATTGGACAGTGAAGTGGTCAGGCTGTTGAGCAACGGTTTCCTGTGAGGATTTTTGTAAACGAACCTGATGGTTGGCATTTGCATCTGTGAAGTTAAAGCGATAGATATTATTAACCGACAGTCTAAACCCTTGCGTGGTTGGAGCAGGTAATGCTGAGTCACTGGACTTTGAGGCCAGATCATTCCAACGAGCGACAGCCGCCAAACTTAGCCAGATAGATTCTGACACCTTTTGCTGCTCGTTAATGCCTTGCTGGTGCTTGATGAGGAACCCCGTGTCCAGCTCAACCTCAGCAAAGGCTGGCTGCGAAATAATGCTGTGCAGATAACCGATGTTGGTGGTGACGCCACGCACGTGATACTGAGTTAAAGCCTGTTTAAGCTGTTTGAGTGCAATGTCACGCGTTTGACCCCAGACAATCAGCTTACTGATCATCGGATCATAGTATTCGCTGATGGCATCGCTTTGTGTGACACCACTATCGACACGCACACACGCCAAGCGAACATTGCTGTCTGAGACTGGTTCTTTCAAGTAATCAATGCGGCCAGTCGACGGCATAAAGTCATTCTCGGCGTCTTCGGCGTAAATCCTCAGCTCGATTGAATGGCCGTTGTGCGTGATGTCGGATTGCGATATAGGCAAACGCTCGCCAGCCGCGATTTTGAACTGCCACTCAACCAAGTCAACGCCGGTAATCAACTCAGTGACCGGGTGTTCCACTTGCAGACGGGTATTCATTTCCATGAAATAGAACTGACCTCGGTTATCGAGTAAGAATTCAACCGTACCGGCACCAACATAGTCGATCGCTTGTGCTGCCTGAACAGCGGCTGCGCCCATTTGTTTGCGAAGTTCATCACTGAGCCCTGGTGCGGGTGCTTCTTCGACTACCTTTTGATGGCGACGTTGAATAGAACAGTCACGATCAGAGAGATAGACACAGTTGCCATGCTGGTCGGCGAATACCTGAACTTCAACGTGGCGAGGTTGTAATATACATTTTTCTATCAGAAGCTGTTTGTCGCCAAAGCTCGACAGGGCTTCACGTTGCGCGCCCTCAATGGCTAATGGCATTTCTGCCGCACTGTTGACCACTCGCATGCCTTTACCGCCACCACCTTGGGTTGCTTTGAGCATGATTGGGTAACCAATTTTCGCTGCTTCAGCTAATAAATGTTCTACACTGTTGTCTGCGCCGTGATAGCCCGGAACGAGAGGTACGTCGGCGTCAGACATGATTGCTTTGGCTTGAGATTTAGAACCCATTGCCTCAATAGCGCTGGTGGAAGGGCCAACAAATACAATGCCATTTTCACTGCACGCTTTCGCCAGTTTCGGGTTTTCCGACAGAAAGCCGTAGCCAGGGTGAATAGCATCGGCTTGCCATTTCTTTGCAGCACGGATGACGGCATCAATATCCAGATACGACTCACTCGCCGGAGCAGGACCAATAAATTCGGCAAAGTCAGCTTGTTTAACGTGTAAGCAGTCGCGATCCACTTCGGAATAGACGGCAACGGTTTCGATAGCCATGCTTTTTGCGGTTTTAATGATTCGGCAGGCGATTTCACCGCGATTTGCGATCAGTATTCTTTTAAACATGATTCCTCCAATTGGCGGCGCGCTTTTCAAAAAATGCAGTCAGGCCTTCTTGTCCTTCACTGGACACACGAGCAGCGGCAATTGCTTGGCTGGTGTATTCAATTAATGCGTGTTCGATAGGTTGGTTGTCACAACGTAAACAAAGTGCTTTTGCTGCCTGCATGGCGTGCGGGCCATTATTAAGCATGAGATCAATAGTACGATTGACCGCCTCTTGTGGCTGGGAATCGATTTGATGAAGGATATTCATCGACAGCGCAGTCTCTGCATCAATCAGTTCCGCTGTTAAAAAGTAGCGTCGGCTTTGCCGTTGTCCAATCGCTCGGATTACGTAAGGGCCGATCGTAGCGGGTAGTAAACCGAGCTTTACTTCACTCAAGCAGAAGCGGCTTTCAGGTGTGCCTATCGCGATATCACAACAACAGATAAGCCCAAGTGCACCACCAAATGCTGCACCATGAATCATGGCAATGGTTGGTTTGCTAAAGGTATCCAGCGTATGCAAAAGTTTTGCTAATTGCTGCGCATCTTGCAGGTTTTCACTTTCGGTTTTGGTTGCCATTGACTGCATCCAGCCTAAGTCTGCACCTGCAGAAAAGTGTTTACCTTGCGCGGTTAACACTAGTGCACGCAGAGAGTCGTCCTTTTCGAGCTGTTCCAGTGTTTCGATCAGTGAAGCAATCAATTCATCATTAAACGCGTTGTGTTTTTCTGGCCGATTTAGGCTCAACCAGGCAACGCCATTGCTGTCTTTTTCAAGCAGTAGTCCGGTCATGTGACTTCCTTTGTCTGACATTTCAGTCTGATATTCCAATACTCGCTAAACCGTATTTTGTTGATCATTGATGGATAGCGAGGAGTGAAGGTTTGCGTTTCATCCGACTACATACGGAAGATGCCAAATTTGCTGTCTGGTATTGGGGCATTGAGTGCGGCAGACAGAGCAATACCGACAACATCGCGGGTTTTCGCTGGATCAATAATGCCGTCGTCCCACAAACGAGCGCTGGCGTAATAAGCATGGCTTTGAGTCTGATATTGCTCAGCGATTGGGCGTTTGAAGGCTTTTTCTTCCTCTGCGCTCCAACTTTCACCTTTGCGAGTTTTGATGTCTCGGGTAACTTGCGCCATCACACCAGCCGCTTGTTCGCCACCCATGACGGAGATGCGAGCGTTTGGCCACATCCACATCATGGTTGGATCATAAGCTCGGCCGCACATACCGTAGTTACCTGCGCCATATGAGCCACCAATTACAACGGTAAATTTAGGCACGTCGGCACACGCAACAGCAGTCACCATTTTTGCGCCATGCTTAGCGATGCCTTCTGCTTCATACTTTTGACCAACCATAAAGCCAGTAATGTTCTGCAAAAAGAGAAGTGGAATTTTGCGTTGTGCACACAGCTCAATAAAATGTGCGCCTTTTTGTGCTGACTCTGAAAATAGAATGCCGTTGTTAGCAACGATACCAATGGGCATACCGTGGATATGAGCAAAGCCACAGACTAAGGTTTCACCGAACAAGGCTTTAAATTCATCAAATTGTGAATCATCAACTATTCGTGCAATCACCTCTTTTACATCAAACGGCTTTTTAAGATCGGTGCCGACGATGCCGTACAGCTCTTGCGCAGGAAAACGTGGTTCTTGCGGTGTTTTTTGCTTGAGTTGCACCGGTTTCAAGTGATTGATGTGAGAGATGGCCTGTCTTGCGATCTCTAATGCATGATGGTCGTTTTCTGCATAATAGTCCGCCACGCCTGACGTACGGCAATGCACATCCGCACCGCCAAGATCTTCGGCGCTCACTTCTTCTCCTGTTGCTGCTTTAACCAGAGGTGGACCGGCTAAAAAGATTGTACCTTGTTCTTTTACGATGATGGAAACATCACACATAGCAGGTACATAAGCGCCGCCAGCGGTACACAGCCCCATAACCACCGCAATTTGCGGAATGCCTCTGGCTGACATACGAGCCTGGTTATAGAAAATACGGCCGAAGTGATCTTTGTCTGGGAAGACTTCATCTTGACGGGGGAGGTTAGCGCCACCTGAATCGACTAAGTAAACACACGGCAGTTGGCACTTTTGTGCAATTTCTTGTGCGCGCAAATGTTTTTTCACCGTGAGTGGGTAGTAACTGCCGCCTTTTACCGTCACGTCGTTTGCGACGATCATACATTCGGTGCCGTCTATCACACCCACACCTGCAACCACTCCAGCACATGGAACGTAATCAGGGTACACATCCCAGCCAGCAAATTGACCGATTTCTAAAAAGGATGAGCCAGGATCGAGCAGGGCAAGAATACGCTCGCGGACCGGAAGCTTGCCTTTCTTCTGCTGATGTTCTCGCGCTTTTTCGCCGCCACCGTTCTCTATTTTCGCGGTCACGGTATAAAGTTGATCCACAAGTGACGCCATAGAGCGGTAATTTTCCTGATACTGCTCTGAATGGGTATTAATATTGGTCGTCAAACAAGCCATAAATAGCCGATCTCCATTCGGGGCGACAGGTATAGAATCCCTGTCACCAATTTAGGTTGAATAAGAAAATGTTTTTGAGTCAGAACGCCAGGGAGCTAATGTCTAGGCACTTTCGTTAAACAATTCGCGACCAATAAGCATACGTCGAATTTCTGAGGTGCCCGCCCCGATTTCATACAGCTTGGCATCACGAAGTAAACGGCCGGTATCAAACTCGTTGATGTAGCCATTACCGCCAAGTAGCTGTATCGCATCCAAAGCCATTTTGGTAGCCAGTTCAGCGCTGTAGAGAATCGCACCAGCAGAATCTTTACGTGTGGTTTCACCACGATCACAAGCAGCTGCGACAGCGTAAACATAGGCTTTTGCGGCATTCATTTGTGTGTACATATCCGCGACTTTTGCTTGCACAAGCTGGAATTCACCGATGGATTTGCCAAACTGTTTACGGTCGTGGATGTACGGCACAACGATATCCATACACGCTTGCATGATGCCAAGCGGGCCGCCAGCAAGCACAACGCGTTCGTAGTCCAAACCGCTCATCAACACTTTCACACCTTGATTTTCTTTACCGAGAATGTTTTCGGCAGGGACTTCGCAGTTTTGGAATACCAACTCACAGGTGTTCGAGCCGCGCATGCCCAATTTGTCGAGTTTTTGCGCCTGAGTAAAACCTGGGAACCCGCGATCCACAATAAAGGCCGTGATGCCTTTGGAATTTAGGCTGGGCTCGGTCTTCGCGTAGACCACGTAAGTGTGTGCATCAGGACCGTTCGTGATCCACATTTTGTTGCCGTTGAGCAGGAAATATCGCCTTTTCGCTCGGCTTTAAGCTGCATAGAGACCACGTCGGAACCTGCGCCGGGCTCGCTCATGGCAAGGGCGCCAATATGCTCACCAGAGATGAGTTTAGGCAGATATTTGTCTTTTTGTGCTTGTGTACCGTTGCGGTGGATTTGGTTAACACAAAGGTTGGAGTGCGCGCCGTAGCTTAAAGCGACCGAGGCAGATGCCCGGCTGATCTCTTCCATCGCAATCACGTGCGCGAGGTAGCCCATGTTTACACCACCAAACTCTTCGCTGGTGGTCACACCTAAAAGACCCATTTCACCTAATTTGGACCAAAGATGGTTTGGAAAGTCGTTAGATTGGTCGATAGATTGCGCGAGAGGCGCAATTTCTCTTGCAGCAAAACTATTGATTTGCTCGCGAAGCAAATCGGTATTTTCGTCATAAACAAAGTTTAGGGAAGAGTAGGTAGATTTCATTGCGTGTCCTTGCCTTTACGTCACCTACATCCCAGTGTTGAGTTGTCAGGTGACTTTTTCGCCTTTCATGGATCTCAGTGTGTTTTGGCATCGCAACTGCGCCGCATTTAACTCCATCATTACCGCTTGAATGTCGTTTGCCTGCTGTTGCAATGCTGCCTTCTTCTCTTCGATCAACCGAATCATATAGTTCAACTGCTCAGTACTTTGATCGGTATCGTAGAGTTCAAATAACTCTTTAATATCTGCAAGAGAAAAGCCTAATCGCTTACCTCGCAAAATCAGTTTTAGTCGAATTCGATCGCGACCATTGTAGATTCGTGTATTGCCTTTACGTTCTGGAGTTAGCAGACCTAAATCTTCGTAAAAGCGAATACTTCGGGTTGTAATATCGAACTCCTTCGCGAGCTCACTGATCTTAAATGTATTCATTCTTTAACCTTACGACTTTCGTATAACATTCATCCGAATATA
This window encodes:
- a CDS encoding enoyl-CoA hydratase-related protein; translated protein: MTGLLLEKDSNGVAWLSLNRPEKHNAFNDELIASLIETLEQLEKDDSLRALVLTAQGKHFSAGADLGWMQSMATKTESENLQDAQQLAKLLHTLDTFSKPTIAMIHGAAFGGALGLICCCDIAIGTPESRFCLSEVKLGLLPATIGPYVIRAIGQRQSRRYFLTAELIDAETALSMNILHQIDSQPQEAVNRTIDLMLNNGPHAMQAAKALCLRCDNQPIEHALIEYTSQAIAAARVSSEGQEGLTAFFEKRAANWRNHV
- a CDS encoding MerR family DNA-binding transcriptional regulator, which translates into the protein MNTFKISELAKEFDITTRSIRFYEDLGLLTPERKGNTRIYNGRDRIRLKLILRGKRLGFSLADIKELFELYDTDQSTEQLNYMIRLIEEKKAALQQQANDIQAVMMELNAAQLRCQNTLRSMKGEKVT
- a CDS encoding acetyl/propionyl/methylcrotonyl-CoA carboxylase subunit alpha, with protein sequence MFKRILIANRGEIACRIIKTAKSMAIETVAVYSEVDRDCLHVKQADFAEFIGPAPASESYLDIDAVIRAAKKWQADAIHPGYGFLSENPKLAKACSENGIVFVGPSTSAIEAMGSKSQAKAIMSDADVPLVPGYHGADNSVEHLLAEAAKIGYPIMLKATQGGGGKGMRVVNSAAEMPLAIEGAQREALSSFGDKQLLIEKCILQPRHVEVQVFADQHGNCVYLSDRDCSIQRRHQKVVEEAPAPGLSDELRKQMGAAAVQAAQAIDYVGAGTVEFLLDNRGQFYFMEMNTRLQVEHPVTELITGVDLVEWQFKIAAGERLPISQSDITHNGHSIELRIYAEDAENDFMPSTGRIDYLKEPVSDSNVRLACVRVDSGVTQSDAISEYYDPMISKLIVWGQTRDIALKQLKQALTQYHVRGVTTNIGYLHSIISQPAFAEVELDTGFLIKHQQGINEQQKVSESIWLSLAAVARWNDLASKSSDSALPAPTTQGFRLSVNNIYRFNFTDANANHQVRLQKSSQETVAQQPDHFTVQCGEALHRVCLIERNNPFIVDIDGVRYTFSVLNDEQKTTLFYLGQQRTFSHQPSFESPKGKDDELSPTAPLNGVISAVMVNKGDEVAAGDPLLVLEAMKMEYTITAPVAATVDEIFYQHGDQVQHGSILLHLASTSESDCIDKEREYATSEG
- a CDS encoding carboxyl transferase domain-containing protein — translated: MACLTTNINTHSEQYQENYRSMASLVDQLYTVTAKIENGGGEKAREHQQKKGKLPVRERILALLDPGSSFLEIGQFAGWDVYPDYVPCAGVVAGVGVIDGTECMIVANDVTVKGGSYYPLTVKKHLRAQEIAQKCQLPCVYLVDSGGANLPRQDEVFPDKDHFGRIFYNQARMSARGIPQIAVVMGLCTAGGAYVPAMCDVSIIVKEQGTIFLAGPPLVKAATGEEVSAEDLGGADVHCRTSGVADYYAENDHHALEIARQAISHINHLKPVQLKQKTPQEPRFPAQELYGIVGTDLKKPFDVKEVIARIVDDSQFDEFKALFGETLVCGFAHIHGMPIGIVANNGILFSESAQKGAHFIELCAQRKIPLLFLQNITGFMVGQKYEAEGIAKHGAKMVTAVACADVPKFTVVIGGSYGAGNYGMCGRAYDPTMMWMWPNARISVMGGEQAAGVMAQVTRDIKTRKGESWSAEEEKAFKRPIAEQYQTQSHAYYASARLWDDGIIDPAKTRDVVGIALSAALNAPIPDSKFGIFRM
- a CDS encoding hydroxymethylglutaryl-CoA lyase, translating into MLPAKVNIVEVGARDGLQNETAVTLVDKIRLINQLSNSGLKHIEAGSFVSPKWVPQMADSAQVFTGINQQPDVVYSALTPNLAGLERALECGVKQIAVFGSASEAFSQKNINCSIAESLVRFEPVIALAKQHNIPVRGYLSCTMVCPYEGEIKPEQTTAVANTLFDMGCYEISLGDTVGKATPNRVIAMLDSLLGQLPKDSLAVHFHDTYGQALANIYQALLMGINTVDSAVAGLGGCPYAKGASGNVATEDVLYLCEQLGIETGVDLNAVNEAGWQICRALGKPPTSKVALALGDPRSL